The Breoghania sp. genome has a segment encoding these proteins:
- the lpxK gene encoding tetraacyldisaccharide 4'-kinase, with amino-acid sequence MRQAPDFWWQQGKGLKALALSPVSFIYGRIAGRRMRKPSQGRVDVPVIVVGNFVAGGAGKTPTTIALARMLQDEDFNPVILTRGYGGSLEGPVEVDPDTHLASQVGDEALLLAEAATTIVSSDRVSGARAAVEAGADVILLDDGFQNPSLHRDFSLVVAEGAVGVGNGMTIPSGPLRAPLRDQLIKANALLVIGEGEAGNRLVRQAARRGLPVLRADLKPRPNPDVSGERVLAFAGIGRPQKFFDTLAAMGAEIEERRAFPDHHVITVAEAQDILTCAEAKGLVPVTTTKDMRRIEGSEHELLRWLAGSARVVTVDLVFREERRMLDLLNRTIHNRSFR; translated from the coding sequence TATCGCCCGTTTCCTTCATCTACGGACGCATTGCGGGCAGGCGGATGCGAAAGCCGTCGCAGGGGCGCGTCGATGTTCCGGTCATCGTCGTGGGAAATTTCGTGGCGGGAGGGGCTGGCAAGACACCCACCACCATCGCACTTGCCAGAATGTTGCAAGATGAGGATTTCAATCCCGTCATCCTGACCCGCGGCTATGGCGGCAGTCTTGAGGGGCCCGTCGAGGTCGATCCCGATACGCATCTGGCTTCGCAGGTCGGGGACGAGGCGCTCTTGCTGGCCGAGGCTGCAACAACCATCGTCTCAAGCGACCGCGTCAGCGGAGCAAGAGCGGCAGTGGAAGCGGGCGCGGATGTCATCCTGCTGGATGACGGCTTTCAAAACCCTTCTCTCCACCGCGATTTCTCGCTGGTAGTTGCGGAAGGCGCCGTGGGCGTCGGCAACGGTATGACCATCCCCTCGGGGCCGTTACGCGCACCATTGCGCGATCAGCTCATCAAGGCGAATGCGCTTCTCGTCATCGGCGAGGGGGAAGCGGGAAACAGGCTCGTGCGGCAGGCCGCGCGTCGCGGTCTGCCGGTTCTGCGCGCGGATCTCAAGCCACGCCCCAACCCGGATGTGAGCGGTGAACGCGTTCTTGCTTTTGCCGGGATCGGTCGCCCGCAGAAATTTTTCGACACGCTCGCTGCGATGGGAGCGGAGATCGAGGAACGCCGCGCCTTTCCGGACCATCACGTCATCACCGTTGCCGAGGCACAGGACATCCTCACCTGCGCGGAAGCGAAGGGGCTGGTTCCGGTCACCACCACCAAGGACATGCGGCGCATTGAGGGCAGCGAGCATGAACTCTTGCGCTGGCTGGCAGGTTCGGCACGGGTCGTGACCGTGGATCTCGTCTTCCGGGAAGAGCGGCGGATGCTGGATCTGTTGAACCGCACCATCCATAACCGCAGCTTCCGGTGA
- a CDS encoding DUF2093 domain-containing protein, with amino-acid sequence MNRYESPRLGGEARIRYLDGDFQILAPGNHVRCAVTGQQIPLDELKYWSAERQEAYVDAAAAMSHMRPE; translated from the coding sequence ATGAACCGCTACGAATCCCCGCGCCTCGGCGGCGAAGCCCGCATCCGTTATCTCGACGGCGATTTCCAGATCCTTGCGCCGGGCAATCATGTGCGCTGCGCGGTCACTGGCCAGCAGATCCCGCTCGACGAATTGAAGTACTGGAGCGCGGAGCGTCAGGAAGCCTATGTGGACGCAGCTGCAGCCATGAGCCATATGCGCCCCGAATAG